One window of the Desulfobacteraceae bacterium genome contains the following:
- the hutI gene encoding imidazolonepropionase, with translation MTTKLFYNARIFTPQDPGAPLAGASQGRVRVYENGALLVGGGRVARIGPGAEVRGKIARSGAEVHQEIDCRGACLVPGFVDPHTHMCFLRPREAEFDLRLAGTPYLEILARGGGILSSVSDVRAAAETDLLAATRRRALTALGLGTTTVEIKSGYGLDTPTELRMLQVIDRVGRELPLDVVPTFLGAHAVPEEFRADPDGFVALIVNEMLPAVRQQGVARFCDVFCERGVFSIAQTRRILQAARNAGLQLKLHADEVHDLGGAGLAAELRAVSADHLLAASDANIARMRQAGVVASLLPATAYSLRKPYAPARRMIQGGVPVALASDCNPGSSFTESMPFVFGLAVLQMGLSPLEALTGVTLNAAYALGMAGRVGSLDPGKQADFLLLDGESPAILAYHAGVSPLTAVYKRGELVAGKEQP, from the coding sequence ATGACCACCAAGCTGTTTTACAACGCCCGAATTTTCACTCCCCAGGACCCCGGCGCCCCGCTGGCCGGGGCCTCCCAAGGCCGGGTGCGGGTCTATGAAAACGGTGCGCTGCTGGTGGGCGGCGGTCGGGTCGCGCGGATCGGCCCCGGCGCCGAAGTGCGCGGCAAAATCGCCCGCAGCGGGGCCGAAGTCCACCAGGAGATCGACTGCCGCGGCGCCTGCCTGGTGCCCGGCTTCGTGGACCCCCACACCCACATGTGTTTTCTTCGCCCGCGGGAGGCCGAGTTCGACCTGCGCCTGGCGGGCACCCCCTATCTCGAGATCCTGGCCCGGGGCGGTGGGATCCTCTCCTCGGTGAGCGACGTGCGCGCCGCCGCCGAGACCGACCTGCTGGCGGCCACCCGCCGGCGGGCGTTGACGGCTCTCGGCCTGGGCACCACCACCGTCGAGATCAAGAGCGGCTACGGCCTGGACACCCCAACCGAGCTGCGCATGCTGCAGGTGATCGACCGCGTCGGCCGCGAGCTGCCGCTGGACGTGGTGCCGACCTTTCTCGGGGCCCACGCCGTGCCCGAGGAGTTTCGTGCCGACCCCGACGGGTTCGTCGCCCTGATCGTAAACGAGATGCTCCCCGCGGTCCGGCAGCAGGGTGTCGCCCGCTTCTGCGACGTCTTCTGCGAGCGGGGCGTGTTTTCCATCGCCCAGACCCGCCGCATCCTGCAGGCCGCCCGCAACGCCGGCCTGCAGCTCAAGCTGCATGCCGACGAGGTCCACGACCTCGGCGGGGCCGGTCTGGCCGCCGAGCTGAGGGCCGTTTCAGCCGATCATCTGCTGGCCGCAAGCGATGCGAATATCGCCCGCATGCGGCAGGCCGGCGTCGTCGCCAGCCTGCTGCCGGCCACGGCCTACAGCCTGCGCAAACCCTACGCACCTGCCCGCCGGATGATACAGGGCGGGGTCCCCGTGGCGCTTGCCAGCGATTGCAATCCCGGCTCCAGCTTCACCGAGTCGATGCCCTTCGTCTTCGGGTTGGCGGTGCTGCAGATGGGCCTCTCGCCGCTGGAGGCGCTGACCGGCGTTACCCTGAATGCCGCCTACGCGCTGGGCATGGCCGGGCGGGTGGGCAGCCTGGACCCCGGCAAACAGGCCGATTTTCTGCTGCTCGACGGCGAAAGTCCGGCGATTCTGGCCTACCATGCGGGGGTTTCACCGCTGACGGCG